The Colias croceus chromosome 21, ilColCroc2.1 genome window below encodes:
- the LOC123701447 gene encoding putative nuclease HARBI1, with protein MFSSDTDDSDLEMLTQLSDWDDTDNELEPGDHPRRRQYQRVNVLVTLNDAEFTFRFRLNKVAVEFLLTEIMPYIRVTSKRNNGVSPLHQLLLALRFYALGTMLISVADFVGVSKSSASRIVADISAAIARLYDKYIYLHVRSAEKFFNIAQFPRVSGAIDGTHVHIQSPCSEIGEEFRNRKGIFSINVQAVCDGDLKLMNVVARWPGSTHDATIFNNSILRASCETGALGNQWLLGDSAYPNRPYLLTPLLNTATPQEIRYNEAHIKTRNTIERTFGIWKHRFPVISLTMRLSLPNIQKVIIATAVLHNICRTYNIEEVPPEVNVPCVAAEDPDQLPNMELNDVENRTELIRHYF; from the exons ATGTTTTCAAGTGATACCGATGACAGTGATCTTGAAATGCTTACTCAATTATCGGATTGGGATGATACTGATAACGAACTAGAACCTGGTGACCATCCACGCCGTAGGCAATATCAACGAGTAAATGTTTTGGTTACTCTCAACGACGCCGAGTTTACGTTTAGGTTTAGGTTAAACAAAGTTGCAGTTGAATTTCTCCTGACTGAAATAATGCCATACATCAGAGTTACCTCAAAACG AAACAATGGTGTATCTCCTTTGCACCAACTGCTGCTAGCATTGCGGTTTTATGCATTGGGCACCATGCTAATATCAGTTGCTGATTTTGTTGGGGTTTCAAAATCATCTGCAAGTCGAATAGTAGCCGACATATCTGCAGCAATAGCTAgattgtatgataaatatatttatttacatgtaaGGAGTGCagaaaaattctttaatatAGCCCAGTTTCCTCGAGTAAGTGGTGCCATTGATGGTACTCATGTCCATATCCAATCtccat gttCAGAAATAGGTGAAGAGTTTCGTAACCGAAAGGGGATCTTCTCAATTAATGTTCAAGCTGTTTGTGATGGCGATCTCAAACTAATGAATGTTGTTGCCCGGTGGCCTGGATCAACACATGATGccactatttttaacaattcaaTATTAAGAG CTTCATGTGAGACTGGTGCTTTGGGTAATCAATGGTTACTTGGAGACAGTGCCTATCCAAATAGGCCTTATCTTTTAACACCATTACTAAATACTGCAACTCCCCAAGAAATCAGGTACAATGAGGCACATATAAAAACCAGGAATACCATCGAAAG AACCTTTGGAATATGGAAACACCGATTCCCAGTAATTTCTTTGACAATGCGACTATCATTGCCTAACATACAAAAAGTTATAATCGCTACAGCAGTTTTACATAACATTTGTAgaacttataatattgaagaagTGCCTCCTGAAGTCAATGTGCCGTGTGTTGCTGCTGAAGATCCAGATCAGCTCCCTAACATGGAGTTAAATGATGTTGAGAATAGAACAGAACTCAtcagacattatttttaa
- the LOC123701455 gene encoding uncharacterized protein LOC123701455, with the protein MDTEHNKAKALSKDETKALLSLIEGSAIITNKATNATNNKLKMEEWVRITTSFNASFGTCRRTPQQLRLKWENLKKNSRKRNTQIRMNRIKTGGGAPPYIPPDEILDRVASLLGSTVDGFTVEFGGDSEQVVDYGDGDCSDGAIINEVEKELPLDNGDGQEVPFLVVNTPAAVGPALPKRLFLGTPRASGSKKRPKPDEGCIRRNLAIAEYYEKKKMVLDCTYEKIKLENEKLKLEISKLKENKE; encoded by the exons ATGGATACTGAACAT AATAAAGCCAAAGCACTTAGTAAGGATGAAACAAAGGCGTTGCTTTCTTTGATCGAAGGAAGTGccataataacaaataaagcGACTAACGCCACCAACAATAAGTTGAAAATGGAAGAATGGGTTAGAATAACGACATCATTCAACGCCAGTTTTGGGACTTGTCGCCGTACACCGCAACAACTCCGGTTAAAGTGGgagaatttgaaaaaaaactcACGCAAACGCAATACTCAGATACGGATGAATCGCATCAAG ACTGGAGGTGGAGCGCCACCTTATATACCACCAGATGAAATACTGGACAGAGTCGCCTCACTGTTAGGCAGTACAGTGGATGGCTTTACAGTGGAGTTTGGTGGCGACTCAGAACAAGTGGTAGATTATGGTGATGGTGACTGCAGTGATGgtgcaattattaatgaagTGGAAAAAGAATTACCACTAGACAATGGTGATGGGCAGGAGGTGCCATTTCTAGTCGTTAACACTCCAGCAGCTGTTGGACCTGCATTACCTAAGAGGCTTTTTTTGGGTACTCCCCGAGCCAgtg gtTCTAAGAAAAGGCCAAAACCTGATGAGGGGTGCATAAGGAGAAACCTCGCAATAGCGGagtattatgaaaaaaagaaaatggttCTAGATTGTACATATGAGAAAATCAAATTAGAAAatgaaaaactaaaattagaaataagcaaattaaaagaaaataaggaataa